The sequence ATCATGTCAGTGGGATTGTCGCGTTAACGCATTACTTCGAGAACCTCTATACACAAGTCACTAGTTGTTACTTCCACATCGAACACACCTTTGAAGTGAAAGATGAAGCATCCGTTTATTGGACAATGCAATTCGCTCACAAACAACTCAACGGACAAAAGCCGATTGAAGTTCAAGGGCACAGTCATATTAAAATGTTGGACAACCAAGTGGTTTATCATCGCG comes from Vibrio bathopelagicus and encodes:
- a CDS encoding nuclear transport factor 2 family protein; the protein is MDNSLWLDNFLNMYRELGTDNCDVLKTVYHPDIEFQDPLHHVSGIVALTHYFENLYTQVTSCYFHIEHTFEVKDEASVYWTMQFAHKQLNGQKPIEVQGHSHIKMLDNQVVYHRDYLDVGSMLYEHIPVLGCAIKSIKKRASR